Within the Leisingera sp. NJS204 genome, the region GCGCACCAATGTCTCGGATCGGCGGCGGGTGAATTTCCGCGTTGGCGGGCGGCTAGCACTGTTCGAACTGCAATCCGGATCTGTCATCAACCCATTTGCCTTGCCGGCAATGGCAAAATTCAGCTGCCCGAAGTCGATGTAATGGCGGGGTTCGGTGCATTCGGTAAGATGCCTTCAGCCGGGGATTTTTTCCGGCTGAATACACCGGGCGGATTTGTGCGGGTTTGGGATGCCTGGCTGCAGCAGGTTATGCTGGACGGGCGGGAGATTTATGGCCCGGGTTTTGATGCCCACTACATGACCGCTCCGATCTGGCGGTTTACCCTGCCTGCCGGACAGGCCGGAGCGCAAAGGGTGATCGGGGTGCTGATGCCGTCGGTTGACCGGGTAGGCCGGCGGTTTCCGCTGACGCTGATGGCGGCGCTGCCAGGGAATGGTCCGGCCGCCGTGCCCTGCTTTGGCGAGGATGCGCTGTTTGAACGGCTGGAAGATGTGGCGCTGGATGCATTGGAGGATACGATGACCAAGGACAGCCTGGCGGAAGCGCTTGCGGGTATTCCAATGCCGGACATACGATCGGCGGATCCGCTGCCGGCTGCAGGCCCGGGTCTTGTTTTGGCCGGTGCCCAGGGGCCGGAAGTACTGCCAAGTGCCTTGGCGGGTGCCGCACTGGAAGGGAGGCTGACCGGCTGCAGTCTGTGGACGGCGATGCTGGATGGCGTGCCGCGGAGGCTGGCCTGTGCGGATCTGCCGCAAGGCGGCACCGCACTGGGGCTTTTTGACCTAAAGGCACCGGTTTGGGCGGATGCGGAGGGGCTGTGATGAACCAATTGCGCAAATACCGTTACACCGCGCAAACCCATGTGGGTCTTAAGCGCAAGGTCAACGAGGATGCGGTTCTGGCGCTGCCGGAGCATGATATCTGGCTCGTGGCAGACGGAATGGGGGGGCACGACGCAGGGGATTATGCCAGCCGGCTGATCGCCGATGCTGCGGCCATGATCCCGCTGGGTCTGGATCCTGCGGCGCGGATGCATGCGCTGCGCGAGGCGATACAGAACGCGCACAAGGCGATCCGGACCGAGGCGGAAGCCCGTGGCGGCGGCACAATCGGATCGACAGTTGCGGCGCTGGTGATGGCCAATCAGCATTTTGCCGGGCTATGGGCCGGCGACAGCCGGATCTACCGGCTGCGGGACGGGCATATCGAAATGCTGACCGAGGATCACTCGGCTGTGGCAGAATTTGTGCTGGCTGGAAAAATGACATGGGACGAGGCGGAACAGCACCCGCAATCCAACGCGATCACCCGTGCTGTTGGTGTTGGGGAAGAGCTGGAGATCGACAAAATCCGCGGTGATACGGAACCTGGCGACCGCTTCCTGATCTGCTCGGACGGGCTGACAAAATATGCCACCTTCCAGATCCTGCAGGATGCGCTGACCGGCACACCGCTGGAGACCGTCGGCGATCAGCTGATCCAGATCGCGCTGAATGGCGGTGGTGCGGACAATATTACCGCCGTGGTGATTGACGTCCTGTGACGCCGCCGTTTCCTGACGAAGGAAACGGAACAAACCACGTGTGTTTTCCGAGCTGGAATTGCCAAAAAACTCCGGCCCGCTGATCAGGGTTTTGCAGTCACCAGAATACGGCTGTCCAGCGAGCGGATGCGGCTGGAATCCGCCTCGTAGCTGGCCTGCAAGGCTTCGGCAAACCCTACTGCGCTTTCGGACGTCGGGCGCATGCCGTCAAACAGCGGTTCCGCGGAGTGCAGGACCACCACTTTGCTTTTCCCAAGGGTGCTGTCGTCAACCTTGAAGGCAATGCCGCCGTTGGTGGCGGATTCTTCCAGGCTATAGGCAACCCGCACGGGAACTGTGCCCGAGGCACCGTCCCGCAGGCTGGCAACAGCATTGTCTTCGCGCGAGATATTGGGCAGCAAATGGAATACATTGCCTGAAACATCCAGGATCGACACGGTCAGGTAACCTTCGGTCACATCATCCGGCAGCAGGATATCGATGACCGGGTTTTCACCGACAAAGAAACGGCCTGATGGATTGGGCTCAACGCTTGATCCGCCAACGGCGAACTTCACTTCGGCGCCGCCGGACGGGGCTTTGGGCAGATGCTGTTCGACAACACATAGCGCGTTGTTCAGCACCTCAACATCCAGCACCACCTGGCGTTCATGCGCCAGCGCGCGCAGCGCATCGAACAGTTCCAGCCGGGTGGCGGTGCTGGCGACGCGGCCGCTGATCAGCACCGGGTCGCTGGGCGCGTAACCGTCGTAATGGCCATTGCCGTCCCGCAGCAGCGGT harbors:
- the tagF gene encoding type VI secretion system-associated protein TagF; protein product: MAGFGAFGKMPSAGDFFRLNTPGGFVRVWDAWLQQVMLDGREIYGPGFDAHYMTAPIWRFTLPAGQAGAQRVIGVLMPSVDRVGRRFPLTLMAALPGNGPAAVPCFGEDALFERLEDVALDALEDTMTKDSLAEALAGIPMPDIRSADPLPAAGPGLVLAGAQGPEVLPSALAGAALEGRLTGCSLWTAMLDGVPRRLACADLPQGGTALGLFDLKAPVWADAEGL
- a CDS encoding PP2C family protein-serine/threonine phosphatase; translated protein: MNQLRKYRYTAQTHVGLKRKVNEDAVLALPEHDIWLVADGMGGHDAGDYASRLIADAAAMIPLGLDPAARMHALREAIQNAHKAIRTEAEARGGGTIGSTVAALVMANQHFAGLWAGDSRIYRLRDGHIEMLTEDHSAVAEFVLAGKMTWDEAEQHPQSNAITRAVGVGEELEIDKIRGDTEPGDRFLICSDGLTKYATFQILQDALTGTPLETVGDQLIQIALNGGGADNITAVVIDVL